A genomic window from Candidatus Nitrosoglobus terrae includes:
- a CDS encoding sigma-E factor negative regulatory protein, with product MNDKTNEQLSALMDGELPSREIKSVLLAFKTQKEVRRRWLAYHLARDSMHDHLPEISLQHLAMKISYTPDDESLAVKQYRSKDISKQVYLKWQYLASLALAASLSAVTVLGIQALMSKPIPLEPQAINGSPQVISNFQTISALENNHPAAVLDRGVKERLNTYLVNHTEYINMPGMLRYGRIVFYENPR from the coding sequence ATGAATGATAAAACTAATGAGCAATTATCAGCTTTAATGGATGGAGAACTACCATCTAGAGAAATAAAGTCAGTACTCTTAGCGTTTAAAACCCAAAAGGAAGTACGTAGACGCTGGTTGGCCTATCATTTAGCTAGGGATTCTATGCATGATCACCTACCAGAGATATCTTTACAGCATCTAGCCATGAAGATTTCTTATACCCCAGATGATGAGTCGCTGGCAGTAAAACAATATCGTAGTAAAGACATCTCTAAGCAAGTCTATCTAAAGTGGCAATATCTAGCAAGCCTTGCCTTAGCCGCATCATTAAGCGCAGTTACAGTACTGGGAATACAGGCGTTAATGAGCAAACCGATCCCATTAGAACCTCAGGCTATAAACGGTTCACCTCAAGTTATTTCCAATTTTCAAACAATATCTGCTTTAGAAAATAATCATCCTGCAGCGGTTTTAGATCGGGGGGTTAAGGAGCGTTTAAATACTTATTTGGTTAATCATACTGAGTATATTAATATGCCAGGAATGCTTCGTTATGGGCGTATCGTGTTTTATGAAAACCCTAGGTAA
- the rpoE gene encoding RNA polymerase sigma factor RpoE: MSDKQVDYELVRCVQHGDKAAFDMLVLKYQRKVLRLVSRYIHDSGEALDVMQEVFIKAYRALPHFREESAFYTWLYRIAINTSKNHLIAQNRRPPENDIDAKEVEQYAVETALKDYATPEHLLLRDEIARTVSKTIEALPDELRMAITLRELEGMSYAQIAEAMGCPIGTVRSRIFRAREIIDEKINPLLINLTT, from the coding sequence ATGAGCGACAAGCAAGTTGATTATGAGCTAGTACGATGCGTTCAGCATGGAGATAAAGCAGCATTTGATATGCTGGTGCTTAAATACCAGCGAAAAGTATTAAGGCTTGTTTCTCGCTATATCCATGATTCTGGGGAGGCTCTAGATGTAATGCAAGAGGTATTTATCAAAGCCTACCGAGCTTTACCACATTTTCGAGAAGAAAGTGCCTTTTATACTTGGTTGTATCGTATCGCTATTAATACCTCGAAAAATCATTTAATAGCACAAAATCGCCGGCCCCCAGAAAACGATATTGATGCGAAAGAGGTAGAACAGTATGCTGTAGAAACAGCATTAAAAGATTATGCTACACCGGAGCATTTGCTACTACGTGATGAAATTGCTAGAACAGTAAGTAAAACTATTGAAGCGCTACCTGATGAGCTACGTATGGCGATTACTCTACGAGAGCTTGAAGGGATGAGTTATGCCCAGATTGCTGAAGCCATGGGTTGTCCAATTGGTACCGTACGCTCGCGTATTTTTAGGGCACGAGAGATTATTGATGAAAAAATTAATCCTCTTTTAATCAATCTTACCACTTAA